One Spinacia oleracea cultivar Varoflay chromosome 4, BTI_SOV_V1, whole genome shotgun sequence DNA segment encodes these proteins:
- the LOC110798164 gene encoding cyclin-SDS-like has protein sequence MKRKITDQATATDTTTVAADADFLTKNMRSKIPRRKRAHISPILFDFDTSNASSLKLNRNGSFNSADEISCNTTIESAALPPNAAFRGGNEVILKPLKKEVAEVSVSENSCVESCSVVTESKRNDVVPTESTEEVDSPSNTMATVDQRNVNNCSCDSGNFLIGSVGSDLACTEEFSYDDYEDSSATNFSLESDIFSGNGESEFDEFTDEYTPSLWLNSGSQFSEKSGDDSTPSPCFSLFKEYYNQFLKMSSDSPDYEVSSLFDDQYSDELAYWKFEAEEDEESYRLLRSRERNQAVKVKDYVEEYDFATDYGELIIEQRLLMVNWIIELSRKKDLQNETMFLGVRLLDRFLSKGFFTSRKNIQLLGIACFTLAMRIEENQPYNSVRQKSFYVGSNVYSRYEVVAMEWVVQEVLKFHCISATIYNFLWFYLKAVSADEGTQKKAKYLAGLSLLDHSHLRYWPSTVAAALVILVSVAANRDESSLRVMEAHVRTKVDDLPECIKSLEWLAKYAL, from the exons ATGAAGCGAAAGATTACTGATCAAGCTACTGCTACTGATACTACTACTGTTGCTGCTGATGCTGATTTTTTGACGAAGAATATGAGATCGAAAATTCCACGCCGAAAACGAGCTCACATATCTCCAATTCTCTTCGATTTCGACACTTCGAATGCTTCTTCTCTCAAGCTCAATCGCAATGGCTCCTTCAATTCTGCTGATGAGATTTCCTGCAATACGACGATTGAATCAGCTGCGTTGCCTCCGAACGCGGCGTTTCGCGGTGGAAATGAGGTGATTCTGAAGCCGTTGAAGAAGGAGGTCGCTGAAGTTTCGGTGTCGGAGAATTCCTGCGTTGAGTCGTGCTCTGTTGTTACAGAATCGAAGCGAAATGACGTCGTTCCGACGGAATCCACGGAAGAGGTTGATTCTCCATCAAATACGATGGCGACGGTTGATCAGAGGAATGTGAATAATTGCTCCTGCGATTCCGGCAATTTTCTGATCGGATCCGTCGGCTCTGATTTGGCTTGCACTGAGGAATTCTCGTATGACGATTACGAAGATTCGTCGGCGACGAACTTCTCGCTTGAATCGGATATTTTTTCCGGTAATGGAGAATCGGAGTTCGATGAATTTACCGACGAATACACTCCTTCCTTGTGGTTGAATTCCGGCAGCCAATTCTCCGAGAAATCCGGCGACGATTCAACTCcttctccctgtttctctctcttcaaggAGTATTACAATCAGTTCTTAAAAATGAGCTCCGATTCTCCTGATTACGAAGTTTCCTCTCTCTTCGATGATCAGTACTCTGATGAACTTGCT TACTGGAAATTTGAAGCTGAGGAAGATGAAGAGAGCTACAGACTGTTACGAAGTAGAGAGAGAAATCAAGCAGTGAAGGTGAAAGATTATGTTGAAGAGTATGATTTCGCCACTGATTATGGAGAATTAATCATCGAACAACGATTATTAATGGTTAATTGGATTATCGAG CTATCCAGAAAAAAGGATCTCCAGAATGAAACAATGTTTCTTGGTGTGCGTCTCCTTGATAGATTTCTGAGCAAAGGATTTTTTACTAGTAGGAAGAACATACAACTACTTGGTATAGCATGCTTCACCTTGGCCATGAGAATTGAAGAGAATCAGCCTTACAACAG TGTTCGGCAAAAGTCTTTCTATGTGGGAAGCAATGTGTACAGCAGATATGAAGTGGTTGCCATGGAATGGGTAGTGCAAGAGGTCCTTAAATTTCACTGCATCTCGGCAACAATATACAACTTCCTGTG GTTTTATCTTAAAGCTGTGTCAGCTGATGAAGGAACGCAAAAGAAGGCCAAGTATTTGGCCGGTCTGTCATTGCTTGATCATAGTCATCTCAGATATTGGCCCTCAACTGTAGCAGCAGCATTGGTTATCCTTGTCTCCGTGGCAGCAAATCGTGATGAATCCAGCCTTCGAGTTATGGAG GCTCATGTCAGAACCAAAGTTGATGATCTACCAGAATGCATTAAG AGCTTGGAGTGGTTGGCTAAGTACGCTTTGTAA
- the LOC110798161 gene encoding cullin-1 isoform X2, with protein sequence MFNELSLESGMMILDEAFSRTRKIMEGYSNVKFSTEEYQRFYECVYLLCVQRTSFDNSRVLYERYKNGLEECINSLVLPALENKNDETLLTELVMKWSSYQLMARWLSRFFCYLDRFYTPRVGVCSLLELAMRCFHNLVNARFDTKLVTAAITLIHQDRNGVRIDRNTLKNVVEYFDIVRTVGGTCYDDFEKALLETSAAHYSQIASHGLLHDSYADYTYKVQWCLNQESERATQFLNPSLREKLLQVVNSCLVDLTKLAEKQQAENYGKSTDYQDLLSKCADLNIRDPGSDSNWNMVQQ encoded by the exons ATGTTTAATGAATTAAGTTTGGAATCTGGAATGATGATATTGGATGAGGCATTTTCAAGAACGAGGAAGATTATGGAAGGATACTCTAATGTTAAGTTCAGTACAGAGGAGTACCAGAGATTTTACGA ATGTGTATACCTGCTGTGTGTCCAGAGAACTTCTTTTGATAATTCAAGGGTGCTCTACGAACGATATAAGAATGGTTTAGAAGAGTGCATCAACTCATTG GTCCTTCCAGCACTGGAGAATAAAAATGATGAGACTCTCTTGACTGAGCTTGTGATGAAATGGTCTAGTTATCAATTGATGGCCAGGTGGCTATCTAGATTCTTTTGTTACCTTGACCGTTTCTATACCCCCCGTGTTGGAGTTTGTAGCCTTTTGGAGCTAGCTATGAGATGCTTTCATAACCTG GTGAATGCAAGGTTTGATACTAAACTAGTTACTGCTGCAATAACATTG ATTCACCAGGATCGCAACGGGGTGAGGATTGATAGGAACACTCTCAAGAATGTTGTGGAGTACTTTGACATTGTAAGAACAGTAGGAGGAACCTgctatgatgattttgaaaagGCCCTTCTTGAAACCTCTGCTGCTCACTATTCTCAAATTGCTTCACACGGGCTTCTGCATGATTCATATGCTGATTATACGTATAAG GTGCAATGGTGCCTAAATCAAGAAAGTGAAAGAGCTACGCAATTTCTCAATCCGTCTCTAAGAGAGAAGCTTCTGCAG GTGGTAAATTCTTGTTTAGTTGATCTTACAAAGTTAGCTGAGAAGCAACAAGCTGAAAACTATGGCAAGTCAACAGATTATCAG GATCTGCTGTCTAAATGTGCTGATCTTAATATTCGGGATCCTGGTTCAGATTCAAACTGGAATATGGTGCAGCAGTGA
- the LOC110798161 gene encoding cullin-1 isoform X1 yields MFNELSLESGMMILDEAFSRTRKIMEGYSNVKFSTEEYQRFYECVYLLCVQRTSFDNSRVLYERYKNGLEECINSLVLPALENKNDETLLTELVMKWSSYQLMARWLSRFFCYLDRFYTPRVGVCSLLELAMRCFHNLIFQVNARFDTKLVTAAITLIHQDRNGVRIDRNTLKNVVEYFDIVRTVGGTCYDDFEKALLETSAAHYSQIASHGLLHDSYADYTYKVQWCLNQESERATQFLNPSLREKLLQVVNSCLVDLTKLAEKQQAENYGKSTDYQDLLSKCADLNIRDPGSDSNWNMVQQ; encoded by the exons ATGTTTAATGAATTAAGTTTGGAATCTGGAATGATGATATTGGATGAGGCATTTTCAAGAACGAGGAAGATTATGGAAGGATACTCTAATGTTAAGTTCAGTACAGAGGAGTACCAGAGATTTTACGA ATGTGTATACCTGCTGTGTGTCCAGAGAACTTCTTTTGATAATTCAAGGGTGCTCTACGAACGATATAAGAATGGTTTAGAAGAGTGCATCAACTCATTG GTCCTTCCAGCACTGGAGAATAAAAATGATGAGACTCTCTTGACTGAGCTTGTGATGAAATGGTCTAGTTATCAATTGATGGCCAGGTGGCTATCTAGATTCTTTTGTTACCTTGACCGTTTCTATACCCCCCGTGTTGGAGTTTGTAGCCTTTTGGAGCTAGCTATGAGATGCTTTCATAACCTG ATATTTCAGGTGAATGCAAGGTTTGATACTAAACTAGTTACTGCTGCAATAACATTG ATTCACCAGGATCGCAACGGGGTGAGGATTGATAGGAACACTCTCAAGAATGTTGTGGAGTACTTTGACATTGTAAGAACAGTAGGAGGAACCTgctatgatgattttgaaaagGCCCTTCTTGAAACCTCTGCTGCTCACTATTCTCAAATTGCTTCACACGGGCTTCTGCATGATTCATATGCTGATTATACGTATAAG GTGCAATGGTGCCTAAATCAAGAAAGTGAAAGAGCTACGCAATTTCTCAATCCGTCTCTAAGAGAGAAGCTTCTGCAG GTGGTAAATTCTTGTTTAGTTGATCTTACAAAGTTAGCTGAGAAGCAACAAGCTGAAAACTATGGCAAGTCAACAGATTATCAG GATCTGCTGTCTAAATGTGCTGATCTTAATATTCGGGATCCTGGTTCAGATTCAAACTGGAATATGGTGCAGCAGTGA
- the LOC130472447 gene encoding uncharacterized protein, with the protein MWALEHGVEESPSRQARLFYLHFITSTFLSGPTDTFDPRWIGMVEDVSTLGDYRWGDLGYATLVGQMSLSVRVSDPSIRHFVITLAGVPRLIELWAFEHLP; encoded by the exons atgtgggctttggagcacggggtagaggagtcgccttcgagacaggctcggctgttctacctccattttattacttccacttttctatcgggtccgactgacacctttgacccgaggtggataggcatggtggaggacgtgtctacactgggtgactatcgctggggcgatttgggctatgcgacgcttgtcggccagatgagtttgtcggtgcgcgtctcggacccgagtatacgtcactttgtgattacattagcgggagtgccgcgtttgatcgag ctgtgggcctttgagcacttaccctaG